Genomic window (Spiroplasma sabaudiense Ar-1343):
TAAAGTAATTCAGCAAGCAAAAGAGCAAAACATTCTTGAAGTAACAAAAGATTTTGATTTATTAACAGAAGAAAAGGAAGTCCAATTGTTACTAACTTTAGATCGATTTGCCAAAAATGTTGATTATGCAGCAAAAGAGCGTTTACCACATATTATTTGTGACTATATCCAAACACTTACAAAGCAATTCCACTCGTATTACTCTGAATTTAAAATAATTGACATAGAACATCCAAAATTATCAAGTCAAAGAGTTGCCTTGACAAAAGGAGTTTATCAAACCTTATCAAATGCTTTAAAACTTATCGCAGTTGATATTATAGATGAAATGTAGAAAAAGTAGAAAGAGTTGAAGTTAATGTTAAACAACTGAGATTTACTAATTTTAAATCCCATTTTAATTGTTTTCTCCTTAATCTCAATTTTTTTTATGCTTGTTAAGGAGAAATCAAGTTTCAAAACTAAACTAATTTACTTAGAAATTTTTGCCTTTTGATTTGGAGTCGGATTGATAATTGGTGTAATCACAAATTATTTACAGCCAAACGGAATTTTTAAAAAGAGCTTACCATTTGCGATTTTATTATTTTTTGGAATTAATTTTATGGCAATAATTTTTAAACCACTAGCAACTTTTATTACAGGCAAAATTAAAAATCGTCGTTTATGGTTTTGAATCGCAAATATTACAATGCTATTGTCTATTATTTTTTTAGTAATTAATTTAAAAATTTTAGATCAAATAAATTACCTTCTCTTATATTTAACACTAATACTCACTGGTTTTTCACTTTCTGCAAACACAATTCATTATTTAATTGTAAATGAGCAAACCTATTACCGATTAAATCCAATTGGTTCAACAATTACCGTCTGCGTTGTTATGTTGTTTGGAAATTACTTAGCGAGTTATTTAGTAAGTTTTTCAGATTTATTTTATAACAAAAAAATTGAGACGATCGCAATTATAATTGCGATCATTATGGTGTCTTGTTCGCTAGGTCTATCTTTTATCAAAAAGGAAAACAAAAATCTTGTTGGAAACTTTTCAATTGAAATTAGAAATGAGTTAGGACAATTTAAAATAATTTATTTAGTTTACTTGAGTTTTTTCACTTTTATGATTATGATCATTTCAGAAATTTCAGGGGGTATTTTTTTAGAAGAGTATTTAAAACTATTGTTACTGAGCAACAAACAGAACTCCAGCTCACAAACTTTTTTGTATTTGAGAATAATACGAATATCTCATTACATTCCTCAAATTTTACTTGGATATTGAATATATAGATATATAGTTCCTCAAATTGGCTATAAATATCACTTTATGACAAGTCTGCTTGTGATTTCAATTTCATTGTCAATTATTTGTTTCACCAAAATACCTTTACTGATTTTAATATTCCAATTCATTATTACCTTGGCAATTGCCCAAGTTTTCTATGGACTTTTTGCTCTTTCAGTAATGTGGAACTACCGAGCAGTAAACATACCAGTAACAGGAATCGTTGGTTCGGCAGGAATTTTAGCGATTTATATTTGTGATGGGGTTTTCAAAACTCTACAAAATAATCACGCGGGAATTTTTAATTATGATAACTCCATAAGTAGCTTAATGATAAATCCACAAATTGACGCTTTAAAAAATACATACAGCGATGTTTGAAATGTTGTTATTGCAAGTATGGTCGGTTTAAGCTTATTAATGATTTTAATGTTTTATTTTACAATTGATAAAGTTTTAAATAATTATAAAAATATTAATGAGGCAAATTTAACAATGAAGACTTTAGAGCGCAAATCGCTGATTAATAAGTTAGAACAAAGAATTGTTAAAAAAGGAGAATAAAAATGTATAACTTGAATGCAAATAATATTAATTTAATAATTGACACCACAACAATGGAAATTAGAAGTTTAAAATTAAGGGGCGAGGAATTTACATATCAACATACCAACAGTTGACAAAAAAATTGACCATTCCTATTTCCGATTTGTGGAACACTAATCAATAATAGTTTTTCTCACAATGGAAAAATCTATAAATTAAATCGTCACGGATTTTTTAGAGATTTAAAAGAATGAAACATCATTTTTGAAACTGATGACATGGTTAAGTTTGCAACTCAAAGTAACCAAAGATTTCTTGAAATTTATCCATTCGAATTTGAAATCGTATTTACATTTAAAATTGTAGAGAACACTGTAATAACAAATTTTGAAGTTAAAAATTTATCAAGTGAAAATATGTATTTCAGTTTTGGATATCATCCAGCTTTTTTGGTTGAACAAAATGGTTGATTGGAATTTTCAACCCCTGAGTTATTCTATACAGATAATACTAACATGCTTTATTTAAATAGAAATCCAAAGGAGAAATTTGCTTTTGACAAGGTCGAAATTAAAGATATAAATTTTTCCGGATCGCAATTTTATTGAAATCAAAATCTTCAAAGTGATTTTGTCACATATAGTGATAAAAATAAAAGTTTTAAACTAAATTTAAAGGGTTACCCAGTTTGCCTATTGTGATCAGAAGAAAATAAAGCGGACTATATTTGTATTGAACCGTGATTTGGTAGCGCTGATTTTGCCGATAGAAAAAATAACGAAATTTCTTTGAAGGAAAACATAATTAAATTAGAACCGTTAAAAATTTGAAAAGATGAATTCAAAATTGAGCTTTTTACTAAGGAGGACTTCTCTTGCTAAAATTAAGAAACCCAGAAATAGCTAAAATTTTTGACAATCACCATTTTTTAGATGAAGACTGTCAAA
Coding sequences:
- a CDS encoding MFS cation transporter — protein: MLNNWDLLILNPILIVFSLISIFFMLVKEKSSFKTKLIYLEIFAFWFGVGLIIGVITNYLQPNGIFKKSLPFAILLFFGINFMAIIFKPLATFITGKIKNRRLWFWIANITMLLSIIFLVINLKILDQINYLLLYLTLILTGFSLSANTIHYLIVNEQTYYRLNPIGSTITVCVVMLFGNYLASYLVSFSDLFYNKKIETIAIIIAIIMVSCSLGLSFIKKENKNLVGNFSIEIRNELGQFKIIYLVYLSFFTFMIMIISEISGGIFLEEYLKLLLLSNKQNSSSQTFLYLRIIRISHYIPQILLGYWIYRYIVPQIGYKYHFMTSLLVISISLSIICFTKIPLLILIFQFIITLAIAQVFYGLFALSVMWNYRAVNIPVTGIVGSAGILAIYICDGVFKTLQNNHAGIFNYDNSISSLMINPQIDALKNTYSDVWNVVIASMVGLSLLMILMFYFTIDKVLNNYKNINEANLTMKTLERKSLINKLEQRIVKKGE
- a CDS encoding aldose epimerase family protein; translated protein: MYNLNANNINLIIDTTTMEIRSLKLRGEEFTYQHTNSWQKNWPFLFPICGTLINNSFSHNGKIYKLNRHGFFRDLKEWNIIFETDDMVKFATQSNQRFLEIYPFEFEIVFTFKIVENTVITNFEVKNLSSENMYFSFGYHPAFLVEQNGWLEFSTPELFYTDNTNMLYLNRNPKEKFAFDKVEIKDINFSGSQFYWNQNLQSDFVTYSDKNKSFKLNLKGYPVCLLWSEENKADYICIEPWFGSADFADRKNNEISLKENIIKLEPLKIWKDEFKIELFTKEDFSC